Within Gemmatimonadota bacterium, the genomic segment AATATGAATACTCGGATCACCTTCCATTAATTGCCGCGCCACCTCCACGCCTCTTTCCGCCGGAGAAAGCACGAGCCGCAAAATGGGTATTGTGCGGTAAGCATCCATGCTAATATCGCACCCCGGCAAATCACCCATCGCATCTGCCAAATTCTGAAGGCACTGCGACCAGCGAACCTGCCGCGCCTCATCGCTTTCTGCGACAAACTTTTGCAGTGCAACCATCACCCCCGCAATCTGCTCTTTTCCCACCTTGCACGGTCGCCCAATCCCATGCTGCGGTGCACCCGGCAACGCGGATTTATCGATCAATTCAGGCGGAGGATCCCACAAATCATAATATACATCCAGATCCAGATGCTGCAATGCCGCCGAGGAAATCAGATCCCGACGCCCGCACAAAATGCCCGCACCTTGAGGCCCGCCAATCGTTTTCCCGCCGCTAAAACAAACCGCATCGGCACCTTCGCTGATAAACCGCTTCAAATTTGCCGCAGGCGGCAACTGTCCCGCAGCATCGACAATGACGGGCACGCCGTGTTTGTGCGCCACAGCCGTCACCTGTGGCAAAGGCGGCTGCGCAAAAGACTGCGCCACATACACAATCGCCGCGGTCTGATCGGTCATCGCATCCGCAATTTCCCAGGCCTCTGTATCGCGCACTCCCGCGCCACTAAACCGATCGGGAATGCCCACCTCGATGAGCTTCACACCCACTGAACGCACCGCGTGATCGTAAAAATTGCGATGTGACCGGGGCATAATCACCTCATTTTTCATCCCCGACGTATCGGGCAACCGGTTCATCTTTCCCGGATCCATACCCGTAACACATGCCGCCGTTGCAAGCACCAGCCCTGCCGCAGCACCCGATGTCACATATCCGGCTTCGGCACCAGTCACCTCGGCAATCAACTGCCCCGCCCCCGCCTGTAGCTCTGCAATATCCACGCACACCTGCGATGCCTCGCGCATAGCATCAATCACATCCTCATCCATGCGCGCCCCGCTCAAACGCGTAACCGGACCAGCAGCATTGATAATCGTGCGCACGCCCAACTGTTCAAAAATAGACACCATGTTATCCCTCCCTCAATTTAACGCCTCCAACCCATCAACTGTTTCAACCTCGCGCATTATTTTTTATTTCATTCAATATGATTGTCCTCATGACCGCTGTCAAGTAGAACTGCCCACCGCAAACCCCTTGCCCGATTTTGTGATGTTCCTTACCATGTGCCGGTTCACAACCATCCTATGAACGAGGTAATTTATGCAAATACTCGAAGCCACGCCAAATCGCTTCCAAGGCATTGAATTGGATCCAGCAGCACTACCGCACGATCCCGAGGAATTTCGCACGCGCCTTTCAGCATCCCTCCAGGAGTGGAAACGCGAGGCATTCCAGCTCGTCTGGATCAACATCCCCATTGAACGGGCAGCACTCATTCCGGTGGCAACACAAGCGGGATTTACATTTCACCATTCGGGAATAGACTATCTTTTGCTCACCAAACCCCTCGCCCCCAATGCCTTCATACCCGAATACGCCACGCATTACATAGGCGCTGGCGGGGTCGTCATCAACGAGCGCGAAGAACTCCTGGTCGTCAGCGAATTACACCGAAGCTCCACAAGACCCTACTACAAACTTCCCGGGGGCGCTCTGCACCCGGGCGAGCACATTGCCGACTGCGTCCAGCGCGAAGTCTTTGAAGAAACAGGCGTACGTACAAAATTTGAAAAACTGGTCTGCTTCCGGCACTGGCACGGCTACCGCTACGACAAATCGGACATCTACTTTGTCTGCCGCCTCTCGCCCTTGAGCGAAGACATTTCTATCCAGGCCGAAGAAATCGAAGAATGCCTCTGGTTGTCCGTCCCGGAGTATCTCTCCAGCGAAATTGTCAGCACATTTAACAAACACATAGTCAAAGCCGCTATCGAAAGCCCCGGCGTCACCCACATGGAAATCGAAGGTTACTCCGACCCCGAGCGCCACGAAATTTTCATGCCCAATGGCATGGCAAAAAATATCTGAATTAGGATGATCGTAAATGATCACATTGAATAAATGGCGACGCGGATTTTCATTCGCACCCGAAGGGCGAGATGATTTGACCATGTACCTCTGGTTCTACGAATGGAACATGTTTGAAGCCGTACATCCGGGCCAGCACACGGGCGGAGATCATGTGCCGCAAAAAACGCTAAATGACAATGCGGGTGTCCTCGAACATCCCGACCTCGGCCTGTGTCTCAACGTCACAGGCAGTGAAAATGGGGCTGACCTGCTGC encodes:
- a CDS encoding aminotransferase class V-fold PLP-dependent enzyme, with translation MVSIFEQLGVRTIINAAGPVTRLSGARMDEDVIDAMREASQVCVDIAELQAGAGQLIAEVTGAEAGYVTSGAAAGLVLATAACVTGMDPGKMNRLPDTSGMKNEVIMPRSHRNFYDHAVRSVGVKLIEVGIPDRFSGAGVRDTEAWEIADAMTDQTAAIVYVAQSFAQPPLPQVTAVAHKHGVPVIVDAAGQLPPAANLKRFISEGADAVCFSGGKTIGGPQGAGILCGRRDLISSAALQHLDLDVYYDLWDPPPELIDKSALPGAPQHGIGRPCKVGKEQIAGVMVALQKFVAESDEARQVRWSQCLQNLADAMGDLPGCDISMDAYRTIPILRLVLSPAERGVEVARQLMEGDPSIHISTSGVYDGVLIFNPMCLSEDMIKPIADRLKELITSCDS
- a CDS encoding NUDIX domain-containing protein, coding for MQILEATPNRFQGIELDPAALPHDPEEFRTRLSASLQEWKREAFQLVWINIPIERAALIPVATQAGFTFHHSGIDYLLLTKPLAPNAFIPEYATHYIGAGGVVINEREELLVVSELHRSSTRPYYKLPGGALHPGEHIADCVQREVFEETGVRTKFEKLVCFRHWHGYRYDKSDIYFVCRLSPLSEDISIQAEEIEECLWLSVPEYLSSEIVSTFNKHIVKAAIESPGVTHMEIEGYSDPERHEIFMPNGMAKNI